Proteins from a single region of Trichomycterus rosablanca isolate fTriRos1 chromosome 16, fTriRos1.hap1, whole genome shotgun sequence:
- the rpl35 gene encoding large ribosomal subunit protein uL29 isoform X1 produces MAKIKARDLRGKKKEELLKQLDDLKVELSQLRVAKVTGGAASKLSKIRVVRKSIARVLTVINQTQKENLRKFYKGKKYKPLDLRPRKTRAIRRQLTKHEESLMTKKMQKRSRLYSIRKFAVKA; encoded by the exons ATG GCAAAAATCAAGGCCAGAGATCTGCGCGGTAAGAAGAAGGAGGAGCTGCTCAAACAGCTGGATGACCTGAAAGTGGAACTTTCCCAGCTCCGAGTAGCTAAGGTCACCGGTGGTGCTGCCTCCAAGCTCTCTAAGAT CCGCGTTGTGCGCAAGTCCATTGCCAGAGTTCTTACAGTCATCAaccagacacagaaagaaaatcTGAGGAAATTCTACAAG GGCAAGAAGTACAAGCCTTTGGACTTGAGGCCCAGAAAGACTCGTGCTATTCGCCGGCAACTCACCAAGCATGAGGAGAGCCTCATGACCAAGAAGATGCAGAAGAGGTCTCGTCTCTACTCCATTCGCAAATTCGCTGTCAAGGCCTGA
- the LOC134330845 gene encoding proteinase-activated receptor 3, with product MAVHKCLSSSLTKLVRNFQKEWDQMPKFRWKKLKKNMDNVTNGINPRFFRGEGVTVHLPLPSNSTDTQTFGVPGPVLRLLSNNTVWYLSCPLSTQAIPAIYVVAIVIGIPANVAILVSVGAKVRMVSSAILCCSLAVSDLLLLLSLLFKAHYHFSGNDWAFGEAMCRITTACFYGNLYCSAHTIACVSIKRYLAVVHPFLYKSLPKRSCTAWAGLAVWVVFSLAMVPELLVRQSYRITQLGITTCHDVLPVDVNKYDFLVYYNIGLTLLGFLLPLLVSAVCYVSIVWHLNRSHHDWSVYIKASTVVFFIFVVCFGPSSCIQFLHYIRLYSSGEENFYVYFNIAACLCCLHCCLDPFLFLLLSRTAGSKLYFITRKENQEKTISIST from the exons ATGGCAGTGCACAAATGCTTGTCATCCAGTCTTACAAAGCTTGTGAGGAACTTCCAAAAAGAATGGGATCAAATGCCCAAGTTCAGAT GGAAGAAGTTGAAGAAAAACATGGATAATGTCACTAACGGCATAAATCCAAGATTTTTCCGTGGCGAAGGAGTTACTGTTCACCTTCCTCTTCCTTCAAACTCGACGGATACGCAAACATTTGGAGTGCCTGGTCCAGTGCTAAGGCTCTTATCCAATAACACCGTGTGGTACCTCAGTTGTCCGCTGAGCACACAAGCCATTCCAGCTATCTATGTAGTGGCTATCGTTATTGGAATTCCGGCTAATGTGGCCATACTGGTCTCAGTAGGAGCCAAAGTGCGCATGGTATCATCTGCTATTTTGTGTTGCAGCCTAGCAGTGTCAGACCTGCTTCTCCTGCTGAGCCTGCTATTTAAAGCACATTACCACTTCTCAGGAAATGACTGGGCATTTGGTGAGGCCATGTGCCGCATCACTACCGCCTGCTTTTATGGCAACCTCTACTGCTCAGCCCACACAATTGCTTGCGTGAGCATCAAGCGCTATCTAGCTGTGGTGCATCCATTCTTGTACAAGAGCCTTCCCAAGCGCTCCTGCACCGCCTGGGCTGGCTTAGCTGTGTGGGTCGTGTTTTCATTAGCAATGGTGCCAGAGCTTCTGGTCCGTCAGAGCTACCGCATTACTCAGCTGGGGATAACAACGTGCCACGACGTCCTTCCTGTCGATGTTAACAAGTATGACTTCCTGGTATATTATAACATAGGGTTAACGTTATTAGGCTTCCTCCTCCCCCTGCTGGTGTCCGCGGTGTGTTACGTCTCCATTGTCTGGCATTTAAACCGCTCGCACCACGACTGGAGTGTCTACATCAAGGCCAGCACTGTAGTTTTCTTCATCTTCGTGGTCTGTTTCGGcccaagcagctgcatccagtTTCTGCACTATATACGGCTTTATTCAAGTGGAGAGGAGAATTTCTACGTCTACTTCAATATAGCCGCATGTCTCTGCTGCCTCCACTGCTGTCTGGATCCATTTCTGTTTCTCCTCCTCTCCAGGACTGCAGGCTCCAAGCTTTACTTCATAACCCGAAAAGAAAATCAAGAAAAGACAATCAGCATTTCCACCTAA
- the rpl35 gene encoding large ribosomal subunit protein uL29 isoform X2 encodes MAKIKARDLRGKKKEELLKQLDDLKVELSQLRVAKVTGGAASKLSKIRVVRKSIARVLTVINQTQKENLRKFYKGKKYKPLDLRPRKTRAIRRQLTKHEESLMTKKMQKRSRLYSIRKFAVKA; translated from the exons GCAAAAATCAAGGCCAGAGATCTGCGCGGTAAGAAGAAGGAGGAGCTGCTCAAACAGCTGGATGACCTGAAAGTGGAACTTTCCCAGCTCCGAGTAGCTAAGGTCACCGGTGGTGCTGCCTCCAAGCTCTCTAAGAT CCGCGTTGTGCGCAAGTCCATTGCCAGAGTTCTTACAGTCATCAaccagacacagaaagaaaatcTGAGGAAATTCTACAAG GGCAAGAAGTACAAGCCTTTGGACTTGAGGCCCAGAAAGACTCGTGCTATTCGCCGGCAACTCACCAAGCATGAGGAGAGCCTCATGACCAAGAAGATGCAGAAGAGGTCTCGTCTCTACTCCATTCGCAAATTCGCTGTCAAGGCCTGA
- the LOC134330478 gene encoding cytochrome b-c1 complex subunit 9: MALAGSVYNLLFRRTSTFTITIMVGAVLFERLFDQGGDALFDNLNRGKLWSQIKHNYEKEE; the protein is encoded by the exons ATGGCGCTGGCAGGAAGTGTCTACAACCTCCTGTTCCGAAGGACCTCCAccttcaccatcaccatcatggTGGGAGCTGTGTTGTTCGAGCGACTTTTCGACCAAGGAGGAGATGCGTTATTTGATAATCTAAATCGGGGG aaATTGTGGAGTCAAATTAAACACAACTACGAGAAGGAAGAGTGA